In Comamonadaceae bacterium OS-1, a single window of DNA contains:
- the qorB gene encoding quinone oxidoreductase 2, translating into MRTIAITGAAGKFGRAVLDQLGPLIPAGVHVRACTRDPARFDPGQARVDAVQRADFADPDALDTAFHNVDTLLLVSIEGEDDLRIRLHGQAIAAAARTGVRRIIYTSFFDVAPESPSVVARVHRLTEEAILHSGCAYTFLRNGPYVDNIAVSIAAAARTTGVFPMASGAARMPFIARADLALAAASALTATPAGNEIYQLSGSELLTYQALCDEIGAAVGAPVRHVATTEEEYRAELDAQGLSPALRDRRIAYVQAMRLGFMTALTPDFQRLVGRAPRTMHEVVPVLDLSPGQAAH; encoded by the coding sequence ATGCGCACCATTGCCATCACCGGTGCTGCAGGTAAGTTCGGGCGCGCCGTCCTCGACCAGCTTGGGCCACTGATTCCCGCTGGCGTGCACGTGCGGGCCTGCACGCGCGACCCCGCCCGGTTCGACCCGGGCCAAGCCCGCGTCGATGCAGTGCAGCGGGCGGATTTCGCCGACCCCGACGCGCTGGACACCGCATTTCACAATGTCGACACGCTGCTGCTGGTGTCGATCGAAGGCGAGGACGACTTGCGGATTCGCCTGCACGGGCAGGCCATCGCCGCGGCGGCACGCACCGGCGTGCGCCGCATCATCTACACCAGCTTCTTCGATGTGGCACCCGAGTCGCCCTCGGTGGTCGCGCGGGTGCATCGATTGACCGAAGAGGCCATCCTCCACTCGGGCTGTGCCTACACCTTTCTGCGCAATGGTCCGTATGTGGACAACATCGCCGTGTCCATCGCCGCCGCGGCGCGCACCACCGGCGTTTTCCCCATGGCCAGCGGTGCTGCGCGTATGCCGTTCATCGCGCGGGCCGACCTGGCCCTGGCCGCCGCAAGCGCGCTGACCGCCACGCCCGCAGGCAACGAGATCTACCAGCTCAGCGGCTCGGAGCTTTTGACCTACCAGGCACTGTGCGACGAGATTGGCGCGGCTGTCGGCGCACCGGTGCGCCATGTCGCGACCACCGAGGAAGAGTACCGCGCCGAGCTGGATGCACAAGGCTTGTCGCCCGCTCTGCGGGACCGCCGCATCGCCTACGTGCAGGCGATGCGCCTGGGCTTCATGACCGCGTTGACCCCCGATTTCCAACGGCTGGTCGGCCGCGCACCGCGCACCATGCACGAGGTGGTTCCCGTGCTGGATCTTTCGCCGGGCCAGGCTGCGCACTGA
- the catM gene encoding HTH-type transcriptional regulator CatM has product MRDLDLKTLRLFVAVCDHQNMARAAEHAHIEPSAVSKRISQLEADLGTPLLLRARRGVQPTAAGVTLLEHARNVLFTMERIATDVAAFGSGVKGHVRLVASASAIAESLLDDIAVFMREPANRNIKVDIEERLSRDLVRMVREGSASVGVCWDNVELDGLQHRPYRHDRLALAVHPGHPLAQRKSLRFEQTLDYEHVGLPPSTAVHTMLQRAAARVGRTVSYRVMVSNFDSAFRGVAANLGVSVVPVEVGGPLATQLGLRVIPLTDAWAQREFVVCFQRLEGLQPAVRRMVEHLANCSTGPVASTSPAPAPAAAPGPAAHR; this is encoded by the coding sequence ATGCGAGACCTTGACCTGAAAACCCTGCGCCTGTTCGTGGCGGTGTGCGACCACCAGAACATGGCCCGCGCGGCCGAACACGCGCACATCGAACCGTCGGCGGTGAGCAAGCGCATCAGCCAATTGGAGGCAGATTTGGGCACGCCCTTGCTGCTGCGCGCCCGGCGGGGCGTGCAGCCCACGGCGGCGGGAGTGACGCTGCTGGAACACGCCCGCAACGTGCTGTTCACCATGGAGCGCATCGCCACCGACGTGGCGGCGTTTGGCAGCGGGGTCAAGGGCCATGTGCGTCTGGTCGCCAGCGCCTCGGCGATTGCCGAGTCTTTGCTGGACGACATTGCGGTCTTTATGCGCGAGCCCGCCAACCGCAACATCAAGGTGGATATCGAAGAGCGGCTGTCGCGCGACCTGGTGCGCATGGTGCGCGAGGGCAGCGCCTCGGTGGGGGTGTGCTGGGACAACGTGGAACTGGACGGGCTGCAGCACCGGCCCTACCGGCATGACCGGTTGGCGCTGGCGGTGCACCCCGGGCATCCGCTGGCGCAGCGCAAGTCACTGCGTTTCGAGCAGACGCTGGACTACGAGCACGTGGGCTTGCCGCCCTCCACGGCGGTCCACACCATGCTGCAGCGGGCGGCGGCGCGGGTGGGCCGCACGGTGTCGTACCGGGTGATGGTGTCGAACTTTGATTCTGCGTTTCGGGGCGTGGCGGCCAATCTGGGGGTGAGCGTGGTCCCGGTGGAAGTGGGCGGCCCGTTGGCCACCCAGCTGGGCCTGCGGGTGATTCCGCTGACCGACGCCTGGGCACAACGCGAGTTTGTGGTGTGCTTTCAGCGTTTGGAGGGTTTGCAACCGGCGGTGCGGCGCATGGTGGAGCATTTGGCCAATTGCTCCACCGGCCCGGTTGCTAGTACAAGCCCCGCACCCGCGCCTGCAGCCGCGCCAGGCCCAGCAGCGCATCGGTAA
- the yngG_1 gene encoding hydroxymethylglutaryl-CoA lyase YngG has product MPQFPASATVREVGLRDGLQSIQTILPTAHKKEWIRRAHAAGQREIEVGSFVPARLLPQLADTAELLAYAQTLPGLRASVLVPNLRGAESAIAQGAHLMIVPLSASHMHSLANLRKTPDEVVAEVARIRAARDAAGSKTLIEGGVGTAFGCTLQGRVEPAEVLRLVQALLDAGADRVGIADTVGYADPRQVSELFEAALKLAGDRFSCGHFHDTRGLALANVCAALSLGVQRFDASLAGIGGCPHAPGASGNAATEDLVYMLASMRVDTGIDLRQLLQLRAQVSEWLVGETTHGTLWRAGLPTTFAETTA; this is encoded by the coding sequence ATGCCCCAGTTCCCCGCCAGCGCCACCGTCCGCGAGGTCGGTCTGCGTGACGGCCTGCAAAGCATCCAGACCATCCTGCCCACCGCGCACAAAAAAGAATGGATCCGCCGGGCCCATGCGGCTGGCCAGCGCGAGATCGAGGTGGGCTCCTTTGTACCCGCCCGGCTGCTGCCACAACTGGCCGATACCGCCGAGCTGCTGGCCTACGCCCAGACCCTGCCGGGCCTGCGCGCCTCGGTGCTGGTGCCGAACCTGCGCGGTGCCGAAAGCGCCATCGCCCAGGGTGCGCATCTGATGATCGTGCCCTTGTCGGCCAGCCACATGCACAGCCTGGCCAACCTGCGCAAAACCCCCGACGAGGTAGTGGCCGAGGTGGCCCGCATCCGCGCGGCCCGCGATGCGGCAGGCAGCAAAACCTTGATCGAAGGCGGTGTCGGCACGGCCTTTGGCTGCACCCTGCAAGGCCGGGTGGAACCCGCGGAAGTGCTGCGCCTGGTGCAGGCCTTGCTGGACGCAGGCGCCGACCGCGTGGGCATCGCCGACACCGTGGGCTATGCCGACCCGCGCCAGGTCAGCGAGCTGTTCGAAGCCGCCCTGAAGCTCGCCGGAGACCGCTTTAGCTGCGGCCACTTCCACGACACCCGTGGTCTGGCGCTGGCCAATGTGTGTGCAGCCCTGTCGCTGGGCGTGCAGCGCTTCGATGCCTCGCTGGCCGGTATTGGCGGATGCCCGCACGCGCCGGGTGCCAGCGGTAATGCCGCCACCGAAGACCTGGTCTACATGCTGGCCAGCATGCGCGTGGACACCGGCATCGACCTGCGGCAACTCTTGCAGCTGCGTGCCCAGGTCAGCGAATGGCTGGTCGGCGAAACCACCCACGGCACGCTCTGGCGCGCCGGACTCCCCACCACCTTTGCCGAGACCACCGCATGA
- the uctC_4 gene encoding acetyl-CoA:oxalate CoA-transferase, with product MNPLPLAGIRVIEFTHMVMGPTCGMILADLGAEVIKIEPPGGDKTRNLPGLGIGFFRSFNRNKKSVVLDITTPEGQATAKELAAQCDVVLENFRPGLMDTLGLNYASLSALNPRLIYASHKGFLPGPYENRLALDEVVQMMGGLSYMTGPEGRPLRAGTSVNDIMGGMFGAIGILAALRERDSTGQGQEIQSALFENCVFLSAQHMQQFLMTQQPPPPMPSRVSAWSVYDVFTLAHGEQLFIGAVSEKQWLTLCDVLQRPDLASEPAFVTNAQRVAVRPALLQRLGEILQHHTAAELSPKLEAAGIPYAPIVRPDQLVNDPHLKASGGLVPMQTDDGGSTEVVLLPLTLGGRRPGVRMPLAAVGEHTEEILGALGQR from the coding sequence ATGAACCCCCTCCCCCTCGCGGGCATCCGCGTCATTGAATTTACCCACATGGTGATGGGCCCGACCTGCGGCATGATCCTGGCCGACCTGGGTGCCGAGGTGATCAAGATCGAGCCCCCCGGCGGCGACAAAACCCGCAACCTGCCCGGCCTGGGCATTGGCTTCTTTCGCAGCTTCAACCGCAACAAGAAAAGCGTGGTGCTGGACATCACCACGCCCGAGGGCCAGGCCACCGCCAAAGAGTTGGCCGCGCAATGCGATGTGGTGCTGGAGAACTTCCGCCCCGGCCTGATGGACACGCTGGGTCTGAACTACGCCAGCCTGTCGGCCCTCAACCCCCGGCTGATCTACGCATCGCACAAGGGCTTTCTGCCCGGTCCCTACGAGAACCGGCTGGCGTTGGACGAGGTGGTGCAGATGATGGGCGGCCTGTCGTACATGACCGGCCCCGAGGGCCGACCGCTGCGCGCAGGCACTTCGGTCAACGACATCATGGGCGGCATGTTCGGTGCCATCGGCATCCTGGCCGCACTGCGTGAGCGCGACAGCACCGGCCAGGGCCAGGAGATCCAGAGCGCCTTGTTCGAAAACTGCGTGTTCCTCAGCGCGCAGCACATGCAGCAATTCCTGATGACCCAGCAACCGCCGCCGCCCATGCCTTCCCGCGTGTCGGCCTGGAGCGTGTACGACGTATTCACCCTGGCCCACGGCGAGCAGCTATTCATCGGTGCCGTGAGCGAAAAGCAGTGGCTGACGCTGTGCGATGTGCTGCAACGCCCCGACCTGGCCAGTGAGCCCGCCTTTGTGACCAACGCACAGCGCGTCGCGGTGCGCCCTGCCCTGTTGCAGCGCCTGGGCGAAATACTGCAGCACCACACCGCCGCCGAACTGTCGCCCAAGCTGGAGGCGGCAGGCATTCCCTACGCGCCCATCGTGCGGCCCGACCAGCTGGTCAACGATCCCCACCTCAAAGCCAGCGGCGGCCTGGTGCCCATGCAGACCGACGACGGCGGCAGCACCGAGGTCGTGCTGTTGCCCCTGACCCTGGGCGGTCGCCGCCCCGGCGTGCGCATGCCGCTGGCCGCGGTGGGTGAACACACCGAAGAAATCCTGGGCGCACTGGGCCAGCGCTGA
- the hpd_2 gene encoding 4-hydroxyphenylpyruvate dioxygenase, translating to MADLFDNPMGLMGFEFVEFASPTPDVLEPVFERMGFTLVAKHRSKDVVLYRQGGINFIVNREPKSVAGFFAAEHGPSACGMAFRVKDSHHAYKRALELGAQPIELHPGPMELNLPAIKGIGGAPLYLIDRFEDGKSIYDIDFDFIEGVDRHPVGHGLQLIDHLTHNVYRGRMAFWAHFYERIFNFREIRFFDIQGEYTGLTSKALTAPDGKIRIPLNEEARQGGGQIEEFLMKFSGEGIQHIALICDDLLATVDRLALAGVPLMTAPSDSYYEMLDGRLPGHGQPVGELQTRGILMDGSTEGGTPRLLLQIFSQTQLGPVFFEFIQRKGDEGFGEGNFKALFESLERDQITRGALETV from the coding sequence ATGGCAGATTTGTTCGACAACCCGATGGGCCTGATGGGCTTTGAATTTGTGGAGTTCGCGTCGCCCACCCCCGACGTGCTGGAACCCGTGTTCGAGCGCATGGGCTTTACCCTGGTAGCCAAGCACCGCTCCAAAGACGTGGTGCTGTACCGCCAGGGGGGCATCAACTTCATCGTCAACCGCGAGCCCAAAAGCGTGGCCGGTTTTTTCGCTGCCGAGCACGGCCCCAGCGCCTGCGGCATGGCGTTTCGGGTGAAAGATTCGCACCACGCTTACAAACGTGCGCTGGAGCTGGGGGCCCAGCCCATCGAGCTGCACCCCGGCCCCATGGAGCTGAACCTGCCCGCCATCAAGGGCATTGGCGGCGCGCCGCTGTATCTGATCGACCGGTTTGAGGACGGCAAATCCATCTACGACATCGACTTTGACTTCATCGAAGGCGTAGACCGCCACCCCGTGGGCCACGGCCTGCAACTGATCGACCACTTGACGCACAACGTTTACCGGGGGCGCATGGCGTTCTGGGCGCATTTTTATGAGCGTATCTTCAACTTCCGCGAGATCCGCTTTTTCGACATCCAGGGCGAGTACACCGGCCTGACTTCCAAGGCGCTGACCGCGCCCGACGGCAAAATCCGCATCCCGCTGAACGAAGAAGCCCGCCAGGGCGGCGGGCAGATCGAAGAATTCCTGATGAAGTTCAGCGGCGAAGGCATACAGCACATCGCGCTGATTTGCGACGACCTGCTGGCCACGGTAGACCGCCTGGCCCTGGCCGGCGTGCCGCTGATGACCGCGCCCAGCGACAGCTACTACGAGATGCTCGATGGCCGCCTGCCCGGCCACGGCCAGCCGGTGGGCGAGCTGCAAACGCGCGGTATTTTGATGGACGGCAGCACAGAAGGCGGCACACCCCGCCTGCTGCTGCAGATCTTCTCGCAAACCCAGCTCGGCCCGGTGTTCTTCGAGTTCATCCAGCGCAAGGGCGACGAGGGCTTTGGCGAGGGCAATTTCAAGGCGCTGTTTGAATCGCTGGAGCGCGACCAGATCACCCGCGGGGCGCTGGAGACCGTATGA
- the fosB gene encoding metallothiol transferase FosB, whose product MKIDRIHHVAYRCKDAKETVLWYQKMLRMDFVLAIAEDFVPSTKAPDPYMHVFLDAGQGNVLAFFELPTQPPMGRDPNTPAWVQHIAFRVKDRAELLEFKSHLEANGVDVLGVTDHGAFHSIYFFDPNGHRLELACPDPEETAMIARLDAVKWDMLEEWSQTKRAPRHAAFLHHRESAA is encoded by the coding sequence ATGAAAATCGACCGCATCCACCACGTCGCCTACCGCTGCAAGGACGCCAAAGAAACCGTGCTGTGGTACCAAAAAATGCTGCGCATGGACTTTGTGCTGGCGATTGCCGAAGACTTTGTGCCCAGTACCAAAGCCCCCGACCCCTACATGCACGTGTTTCTGGACGCGGGCCAGGGCAATGTGCTGGCATTCTTCGAGTTGCCCACCCAGCCCCCCATGGGCCGCGACCCCAACACTCCCGCCTGGGTGCAGCACATCGCCTTCCGCGTCAAAGACCGGGCTGAACTGCTCGAATTCAAGTCCCACCTGGAGGCCAACGGTGTGGACGTGCTGGGCGTGACCGACCACGGCGCCTTCCACTCCATCTACTTCTTCGACCCCAACGGCCACCGGCTGGAACTGGCCTGCCCCGACCCCGAAGAAACCGCCATGATCGCCCGGCTGGATGCCGTGAAGTGGGACATGCTGGAAGAGTGGTCCCAGACCAAACGCGCCCCGCGCCACGCCGCGTTTTTGCACCACCGGGAGTCCGCAGCATGA
- the nagL gene encoding maleylpyruvate isomerase, giving the protein MLVLHTYFRSSAAYRVRIALALKGLAYQSVPVHLLRGGGEQHGAAFAALNPAELVPVLVDGDVTLTQSLPIIEYLDELHPSPPLLPGAPADRARVRALAQLIACEMHPLNNLRVLQYLQGPLGLDAAGKSAWYAHWLGLGFKALEAMLQDPRTGSFCHGETPTLADCCLVPQIYNAERFQVAMHDYPQLRRIAEACRSLPAFVQAAPEAQADAI; this is encoded by the coding sequence ATGCTGGTCCTGCACACCTACTTTCGCAGCTCGGCCGCCTACCGGGTGCGCATTGCGCTGGCGCTCAAGGGCTTGGCCTACCAATCGGTGCCGGTGCATTTGCTGCGCGGTGGTGGCGAGCAGCACGGTGCTGCGTTTGCGGCGCTGAACCCGGCGGAACTGGTGCCGGTGCTGGTGGATGGTGATGTAACGCTGACCCAGTCGCTGCCCATCATCGAGTACCTGGACGAGCTGCACCCCAGCCCGCCCCTGCTGCCTGGTGCGCCCGCCGACCGGGCCCGGGTACGCGCCCTGGCCCAGCTCATCGCCTGCGAGATGCACCCGCTGAACAACCTGCGGGTGCTGCAGTACCTGCAAGGCCCGCTGGGGCTGGATGCGGCAGGCAAATCCGCCTGGTACGCCCACTGGTTGGGGCTGGGTTTCAAAGCCTTGGAGGCGATGCTGCAAGACCCGCGCACCGGCAGCTTCTGCCACGGTGAAACCCCTACGCTGGCCGACTGCTGCCTGGTGCCGCAGATCTACAACGCCGAACGTTTCCAGGTGGCTATGCACGACTACCCCCAGTTGCGGCGTATCGCCGAAGCCTGCCGGTCACTGCCTGCGTTTGTGCAAGCCGCCCCGGAGGCGCAGGCCGACGCTATCTGA
- the rcsC_23 gene encoding sensor histidine kinase RcsC, giving the protein MLFALLVSGLLGVFGVLSYTDSRAQLLERYEASRTLLQQRLEINLASPMWRLDKETLDRNLAAEIHPPVLSIVVREEKGAVPFASAVSSLAGKHPSLEDTLEFPLSIDRDGSVQALGFVTVVTTHEEIQTALRRLVWTRVLEMVVLVALLVLALSYGMQVLVLRPIDALKQALTRAAGHHDANTPLALPIDRKDEFGEVGQSFALIANRLAQDLARGERSAGELRAAYERQQDMMAQVEQSKLLAEEGSKAKSSFLANMSHEIRTPMNTIIGLSQLALQTELNPRQFQYIERVTISAQHLLGIINDILDFSKIEADKLEVEQVPFVLDVLLANVSNLVSGKAIDKGLEFLFDVASDVPRQLLGDPLRLGQIIINFANNAVKFTQSGDICVVVRVQTPPRNGRIQLHIAVNDTGIGLTPAQIDGLFQSFHQADASTTRKYGGTGLGLSISKKLAELMGGQVGVTSTPGQGSSFWFTADLGTVDAAQALPDSGVWNPAVLQGCRVLVVDDHPHARSLLCDMLAGLPLQVDSAASGAEALQKIELATLNGRAIDLVFLDWKMPGMDGLETARRIHALQLSPRPRLVMATAFGRDELGQQMQAGEVDGVLVKPIYTASLYAVLRAALEGEAHPPLPHQDPVGPLADRLATIIGAHVLLVDDNEFNQYVARELLESAGFVVDVAENGQIALDKVQATAFDVVLMDMQMPVMDGVTATRAIRQLPAFAQLPIIAMTANAMQQDKDACLDAGMRDVVTKPIAPDALWSALLRWVPPHRRVVRAVPVPAPSSPAPPLHASSPEQAALAHMGDIDGLDTALGLRRANGKPHVYLEMLRLFVRNQKDLETQLQAALNAGDYAQAERLAHTCKGVSGSLGASDLQAHAGQLEDALRKGVAMETVQLLALAVVQPLHALLTQLQRRLPAVAAAPPVAVDPEQLRAVCDQLVAMLENDEGDAVDLLATHASLLQSAFPGRFTALRDAVQGFDFEAALGLLRDCEVR; this is encoded by the coding sequence TTGCTGTTTGCCCTGCTGGTGTCGGGCCTGCTGGGGGTGTTTGGCGTGCTGTCGTACACCGACAGCCGCGCCCAATTGCTGGAGCGCTACGAGGCCAGCCGCACCCTGCTGCAGCAGCGCCTGGAGATCAACCTGGCCTCGCCGATGTGGCGGCTGGACAAGGAAACCCTGGATCGCAACCTGGCCGCCGAGATCCACCCTCCGGTGCTCAGCATCGTGGTACGTGAAGAGAAGGGGGCTGTGCCGTTTGCCAGCGCTGTGTCCAGCCTGGCCGGCAAGCACCCCAGCCTGGAAGACACGCTGGAATTCCCCTTGTCCATCGACCGCGATGGCTCGGTGCAGGCGCTGGGGTTTGTGACCGTGGTGACCACCCACGAAGAAATCCAGACCGCCCTGCGTCGCCTGGTGTGGACCCGGGTGCTGGAAATGGTGGTGCTGGTGGCGTTGCTGGTGCTGGCCCTGTCCTACGGCATGCAGGTGCTGGTGCTGCGTCCCATTGATGCCCTGAAGCAGGCCCTCACGCGGGCGGCGGGCCACCACGATGCCAACACCCCGCTGGCCTTGCCCATCGACCGCAAGGACGAGTTCGGCGAGGTGGGCCAGAGCTTTGCGCTGATCGCCAACCGCCTGGCCCAGGACCTGGCGCGCGGCGAGCGGTCGGCGGGGGAACTGCGCGCCGCCTACGAACGGCAACAGGACATGATGGCCCAGGTCGAGCAGAGCAAGCTGCTGGCCGAAGAGGGTTCCAAGGCCAAGTCGTCTTTCCTGGCCAACATGAGCCACGAAATCCGCACCCCGATGAACACCATCATCGGCCTGTCGCAACTGGCACTGCAGACCGAGCTGAATCCGCGCCAGTTCCAGTACATCGAGCGGGTGACCATCTCCGCCCAGCACCTGCTCGGCATCATCAACGACATTCTGGATTTCTCGAAGATCGAGGCCGACAAGCTGGAAGTGGAGCAGGTGCCGTTTGTGCTGGATGTGCTGCTGGCCAATGTGTCCAATCTGGTTTCGGGCAAGGCCATCGACAAGGGCCTGGAGTTTTTGTTCGACGTGGCCTCCGACGTGCCCCGCCAGTTGCTGGGCGACCCGCTGCGGCTGGGACAAATCATCATCAACTTTGCCAACAACGCGGTCAAGTTCACCCAGTCAGGCGATATCTGCGTGGTGGTGCGGGTACAGACACCGCCGCGGAACGGCCGCATCCAGTTGCATATTGCCGTCAATGACACCGGCATCGGCCTGACCCCGGCCCAGATCGACGGCCTGTTCCAAAGTTTCCACCAGGCCGATGCGTCCACCACCCGCAAATACGGCGGCACCGGGCTGGGCCTGTCAATCTCCAAAAAGCTGGCCGAGCTGATGGGCGGCCAGGTGGGCGTGACCAGCACCCCGGGGCAGGGCAGCAGCTTCTGGTTTACCGCCGATCTGGGCACCGTGGATGCCGCCCAGGCCCTGCCCGACAGCGGCGTGTGGAACCCCGCCGTGCTGCAAGGCTGCCGGGTGCTGGTGGTGGACGACCACCCCCATGCGCGCAGCCTGTTGTGCGACATGCTGGCGGGCCTGCCGTTGCAGGTGGACAGCGCGGCATCGGGTGCGGAGGCGCTACAAAAAATAGAGCTTGCTACGCTGAATGGACGAGCGATAGACCTGGTTTTTCTGGATTGGAAGATGCCGGGCATGGACGGGCTGGAAACGGCCCGCCGCATCCACGCTCTGCAGCTCTCGCCCCGCCCCCGGCTGGTGATGGCCACCGCCTTTGGCCGCGACGAGCTGGGCCAGCAGATGCAGGCGGGCGAGGTGGACGGCGTGCTCGTCAAACCGATCTACACCGCATCGCTGTACGCGGTGTTGCGCGCTGCGCTGGAGGGTGAGGCCCACCCGCCTTTGCCGCACCAAGATCCGGTGGGCCCGTTGGCCGACCGCCTGGCCACCATCATCGGAGCCCATGTGCTGCTGGTGGACGACAACGAATTCAACCAGTACGTGGCCCGTGAACTGCTGGAATCGGCGGGGTTTGTGGTGGACGTGGCCGAGAACGGCCAGATCGCGCTCGACAAGGTGCAGGCCACAGCCTTTGATGTGGTGCTGATGGACATGCAGATGCCGGTGATGGACGGCGTGACCGCCACCCGGGCCATCCGCCAACTGCCCGCGTTCGCCCAGTTGCCCATCATCGCCATGACCGCCAATGCCATGCAGCAGGACAAGGATGCCTGCCTGGACGCGGGCATGCGGGACGTGGTGACCAAGCCCATCGCTCCCGATGCGCTGTGGAGCGCCTTGCTGCGCTGGGTGCCACCGCACCGGCGGGTGGTTCGCGCTGTGCCCGTGCCAGCGCCCAGTAGCCCGGCCCCGCCGCTGCATGCGTCCTCCCCCGAGCAGGCTGCGCTGGCCCACATGGGCGACATCGACGGGCTGGACACCGCCCTGGGCCTGCGCCGCGCCAACGGCAAGCCCCATGTTTACCTGGAAATGTTGCGCCTGTTTGTACGCAACCAGAAAGACCTGGAAACCCAGTTGCAGGCCGCCCTGAACGCGGGCGACTACGCCCAGGCCGAGCGTCTGGCCCATACCTGCAAAGGCGTGTCGGGCAGCCTGGGTGCCAGCGACCTGCAAGCCCACGCCGGCCAGCTGGAGGATGCTTTGCGCAAAGGCGTGGCGATGGAGACCGTGCAACTGCTGGCACTGGCCGTGGTGCAGCCACTGCACGCGCTCCTGACCCAGTTGCAGCGCCGCTTGCCTGCGGTGGCGGCGGCACCGCCGGTGGCTGTGGACCCCGAGCAACTGCGCGCCGTGTGCGACCAGCTGGTGGCCATGCTGGAGAACGACGAAGGCGATGCCGTCGATCTGCTGGCCACCCACGCAAGCCTGCTGCAGTCAGCGTTTCCGGGCCGCTTTACCGCCTTGCGCGATGCCGTGCAGGGCTTTGACTTTGAAGCGGCGCTGGGGCTGTTGCGCGATTGCGAAGTCAGGTAG
- the nimR_2 gene encoding HTH-type transcriptional regulator NimR, translated as MPRKPATPPVNLDDANSFAPSPQRPLRSRARTLPVDAHFEPHQHAWAQLAYCDSGLMQVTASDAGQHNSFIVPPSRAVWIPANMPHAVTVLEHAHLRTVYMDISATPPGWAGCRMLVIAPLLRALIHALEDTQPSPREDALMLLILEEIRLAHTHTLRVSLPQDKRLRALCDAVLRDPSRQATLATWAADFGASERTVARLFREQLGTTYLQWRQQAVLAHALPLLARGTSVGQVAVACGYASDSAFAAMFKATMGQSPSQFQGSTLGV; from the coding sequence ATGCCCCGCAAGCCCGCCACCCCACCGGTCAATCTGGACGACGCCAACAGCTTCGCCCCCTCGCCGCAACGCCCGCTGCGCAGCCGCGCCCGCACCCTGCCGGTGGACGCGCATTTCGAACCGCACCAGCACGCCTGGGCGCAACTGGCCTATTGCGACAGCGGGCTGATGCAGGTCACCGCCAGCGACGCGGGCCAGCACAACAGCTTCATCGTGCCGCCGTCGCGGGCGGTGTGGATTCCGGCCAACATGCCGCACGCCGTTACCGTGCTGGAGCACGCCCACCTGCGCACCGTGTACATGGACATCTCGGCCACGCCGCCGGGCTGGGCAGGCTGCCGCATGCTGGTCATCGCCCCGCTGCTGCGCGCGCTGATCCACGCGCTGGAAGACACCCAGCCCAGCCCCCGCGAAGACGCGCTGATGCTGCTGATTCTGGAAGAAATCCGCCTGGCCCACACCCACACCCTGCGCGTCAGCCTGCCGCAGGACAAGCGCCTGCGCGCCCTGTGCGACGCGGTATTGCGCGACCCGTCCCGCCAGGCCACCCTGGCCACCTGGGCCGCCGACTTTGGTGCCAGCGAACGTACCGTGGCCCGGCTGTTCCGCGAGCAGTTGGGCACTACGTATCTGCAATGGCGGCAGCAGGCGGTGCTGGCCCACGCCCTGCCCCTGCTGGCGCGCGGCACCTCGGTGGGCCAGGTGGCGGTGGCCTGCGGCTACGCCAGCGACAGCGCCTTTGCCGCCATGTTCAAAGCCACCATGGGCCAGTCGCCCAGCCAATTCCAGGGCAGCACGCTGGGTGTGTAG